CAACCAACTTGTATTGTTATTGATAATGGTGAAGCTCAGATGTTGCCTGCTGATTGGGAATCAACTAAATCTTGGAATGTAGgagaatataaaaatatataactataTTAAGTAGAGGATGCTGAATTAATTAGGTTTCTGTTTGGGTAGCCTAATCTCTTTGCTTTCGTagattattcttttttattattctttttttctgGTGGTTGTTTTAGCAGAGAAGCAGGGAGGGACAACGGGGGAGAACATACCCAACAATTACatattgttatatatttatatggttaattttctatatatatactatatttAGTGGTCTTTTATAACGTAAAGCAAGTTTTGTTACTCTATACCATTTGAAAGATCTAAagtcaagaaaaaaaaatcaccaACTCGTAATAATTTAGTAAttgttattttaataaattaacttTTACGTTATTGACTcataaattaaaagatgaatgAATAAAATCTAAAACAATTGGACATTATTATCGTGTTAACTTATTTATTGCTACAATTGACACTTAATTGTAAGAATTTGATAATAGATTTAAAGACAATATGGTGGAATAGTTTTATAGCTATGAAATattgtgaagaaaaaaaaaataaggtagaagattaattttttaccaattatctcataataaatattaacAAGAAAGTTGttgaaaagtttaaaaaaattatataattaataatataatataaaaaattttagataacaTCGTATACTATTTTATGTAACACCTTATTACACAAGACCTTACTGCAGACGTAAATCAAAGGTGATGAGACATTAAAACCCCTAAAAACAAATACATATGTATAGATTGAAGAAATATAATATAGCTAAGAGCCAGTGAAGAGAAGTTATAACCAAAAATCGCATCACAATCAGATGTCGACGATATAAAGCTTCGGTatacagaaataaaaaatatatatatatgatttaaaaagagaTACATAATAATACTAGTCTCGACCTGCAAAGACAATGTCAGCTAGATAATATAATACAGTccaaaagatacaaaatataGCATGTTTCTTCAtagtcaacctctaagagggTCGCACAGttacaatatacaaaagtggaGAATATCATCTAAATACATAATGAAAACCCAAAAGACATTCTTCGCATCCTGTATCTGTAAGATTAAAGATTTTCACAATGGATGAGAACATCATCCTTTCGAGTTCCAAatagatataatataaaaagaCATGAAACCGCTAGCCAATCTTAAACTCCAATCATTCAAGGTTCAAGCCTAGGGTCATTTTCTAATACAAACAGGATAAACAGACTAAGTCTCAGTCCTTGTCAACTGTCTCTAATCTTAGTTCTTTCCAACACTAAACTATTGACTCTCTCAATATCACTATTATTCATTTCAGTATTAAACCTTTCCAGTTTTATGGTCTCTAACAATTATTATTAACAACATTCAGTCTCCACATTCTTAATAAATCTAGACAGTCTCAATATAAGTTATCAGTTATACTAGTACTCTCAATTTCTCAACCCAGAGCAAGTGGGGCAAACCACGACCTTTGAATCTACCCAGAGAGTTCCAATCTCGATCCAGAGCAAGTGGGGTGGaccacaacccttgcatctacccAGGGAGATCAAATATCAATTAATATTCATTCTCATCATTGATGCctaggcatcttaggctagccTCACAAgccttttttatttgttttcatatggtttcatgcactttcttgagcaaTAAATAAGTATTTGGATGAGAATTTCATGCAtatcttgattcaatcaaacatggtTAATTatgtgcattttcatgagatttatgcaagatTTACATGATACTATGAATGAGGAAAAATCTTGTGATTATAGCAAAGTTTTGATGCAtttgtttggttgatgataggtgaaaatAAGCAGAGGAAGTGCAAGGAAGATGCAGAGCAAGCAATGTTGGTGGCCAAACTTGGCTCTCCAATGTTGCCTCAAACGTTAAGGAAAAGGACAATGCAACGTTATGTAATAGAGGTGCAAACGTTGGAGGGAACGTTGGTGAACCAACGTTACCCCCAACGTCTTCGACAAATTCACAAATTGGAAGTTGGAAGAATTGCCttgtgtgtgtacgcacagagcagtgtgtgtatgcacaagaagaaaatttgtttgtgtgcgcacgcacaaggaAGTACCAACGTTATGCACCAATGCCAGTACTAATGTTATGCACCAACGCCAGTACCAACGCTAGCATTGGAAATTTTGgctagtgtgcgtacgcataagAGGAAAATTTGCTAGTGTGGGCATGCATAAGACAGTGTGCATATGCACATGAAGAAAAGCGTTGGTGGGAACGTTAGTGTGTTAACGCCAGCTCCAATGTTCCTTTCCAGGGGCACTCATGCAACGTTAGTGCACTAACTCTCAACGCTAACTTCAACAGCCACTCCAAGCTTGCTTCAACCAAGGCCAACAGCCCACATCCAAGTACTTGAAGACCCATTTTGAAGATGAGAATAAGAGTATAAATATGAAGACTTTTGAAGTTAGAAAGAAGGCTCTAGGAGGCAAGGAAGCAGGGGATCCTAATGGGGCAACCTTGAATTCATTTTCTATgtacttttcttttagtttatgtactttctcttcctttttcttttctttctgaATTGAGCAATGATGAACTAAACCCCATTTCATTGGtgtagggagctctattgtaattcaatggatcattagtagttcttattcttctttttctttcctttttctttgatttgcttgaaagctttcgatcttcatccaattgagTAACTGTCTTGGAAGGCAAGTTGCTCATACTTGGATTTCCTccgaaccttggaagaggaatgaggaaatcatgctagaaaggctttctcatgttggactgGATTAggggttggatggatatagtgacatataatcctaccaatattttgatttggaaaaacatgtggtataatcagtgatcgtacttcatctcttcccatgagcaattagatcaaagaattaggcaattgttcaagcttagagagattgaattaccaaggaattgggattcaatcacctaagattgccaagaaatcaatgagttgcatggattgaggaagagatgaaaatgaacttgatccggagaatgcaatatctcctgaacccaatgaacCTCCCATCTCTGATTTCCCCATTTTTTATATTCTGCTGTTTACATTTATGTTTAATCacccccattcccatttaatttcctgcaatttactttccgcACTCTACATTTttccatttactttctgttatttacatttcttgctatttacgtTTCCTGCTATATATATTCCTACAAATCTCAATTCAAATCTGTTTAGTTCAACTATAACGTTCCTTCGATTAAAATTGCTcaaccaatcaatccctgtgggattcgacctcactctactGTGAGTTTTTACAttacgacaattcggtatattTGCAGAAGAAAATTTGTAGTGATACAGattttcgtgcatcaagtttatggcgctgttgccggggattaattttgcattgacaatgattaaattggaggataactagattgaacagttttcttttcttttgttaattaatttttgtttcagTTTGTTATTGCTATTCTCTGCAATTTAAGTTGTTTTTCCTTGTTTATTTACTTTCTAGCACACTAatccactaactgtttgatcaATTGCACTAACCACTCTAACCATAATTTTCAACAAGAGTGAATCCTTCACTTGTCTTTGCTTGTTTGTTTGCTGAgtgtatgacaggtagaagagGAGGAACTTCAACCTCTTTCGATagtaaacctgaaaggaccttccTTAGACTAAGGAGGGAAAAAAGAGGTAAATGAATAATTGGTGAAAAAGGTTTGGAAGAAGATCTAGACATTGCTATGGAGGaagaagttcacaaccatgTTGGAGATGGTGCTGGTAATCGTGCTAGGCAAGAGAGAAGAGTACTAGGCTCTTATATCAATCCCAATCCTAGgaattgtggaagcagcatcttgAAACctaccatacatgccaacaattttgagctcaaaccacagctaatcACTCTTGTTCAGAACAACTGTTCATTCGGAGGAAATGCTCAAGAAAATCCAAACCAACATTTAACCACATTCCTAAGAATTTGTGACATAGTGAAGGCCAATGGTGTTCACCCTGACACCTATAAATTGCTTTTGTTTCCCTTTTCTCTCAGGGATAAAACATCAAAGTGGCTAGAGTCCTTTCCAAGGGAGAGCTTGACAACTTGGAAAGATGTAGTGAACAAGTTCTTGGCAAGATTTTATCCTCCCCAAAAAGTTAACAGGTTGAGGGCTGAGGTACAAAcgtttagacaacaagatggtgaaactctcaaTGAAGCATGGCAGAGATACAAGGAGTTGACAAGAAAGTGCCCTCCGGACAtgtgatggtgtttttgcggaaaacgaatttccaacacacaaatccaaccggcaagtgtaccgggtcgcatcaagtaataataactcacaagagtgaggtcgatcccacagggattgatggatcaagcaactttagtgggtgattagtttagtcaagctaacatttaaGGGATATTGGATGAAACTGTAGccaacagaatgtaaatttgcaggaattataaagttgcagaaagtaaaattgcaagtaacttaaataacaagaaagtaaaataactgaaacttaaattgcaagaaatgtaaattgcatgaaaagtaaagggggttgggtgctggaaattaaaattcaacaggaaagtgtaaatagcaatcaaacagagaagtaaaaggtgcaaaatcatgcaacagatctaaacagaaaatggaaattgcttgaagaattctaaacagaaaagcagtgcttaagttgcagcaaattaaaagtgattgaagatctcaggattggaggagactagataacaagtctagatctcaaatccttccttgatccaacaagaacaattgcagaagaagtaaaggaaagcaaattgcagaaaacacagaagaagaaatgaaccgaaagtaaaattcaattatgcagaaaattaaagaagagatctcaaggtgagattgaaacagaagttcttcaattcttcacccaagatccaaagcaagaaaagtaaagagtgtTCAAGAAGgaaccaggaagaagagagatcaattctccttcctaatTCTCTAAGAAATTCCAAAGTTCAAAATTACAATGCAAGTAGAAAGGAAAATTCCAAAATAAAGTCTCCAGCCCCCATATTACataaaactagctcctatttatacactttctattcttggattttggaattttgatgggcctttgatttggtgaagaaatgaattaaattggatttttaatccaattttcagcccatgagaaattagcttccaggaggctgccctgcccttgtggagggcagggcagaaaattgatgcttggtgctagcaattggtgcgtgttggtgcagCCTTGTGCGAGcctggtgcggccatggtgcgccAAAATTTTGCTGATGCgcgtgggacgctgccctgcccgcgccaagggcaagGCAGGAAAGCTTTTGTGCGCGCTTGGCGCTGGTGCTGCCTTGGACGAAACTTGGTGTGCCAGAATCGAGATTGGTGCGCGCATGGTGCTGCCACacacaagatgctgccctgcccgcgccaagggcagggcagagtttcaAAAATGAGGTTCcgtgtgtctccctcttcgagccttggtggaagcattttggtttattttcgcttgtttttggcccttaaagatgcctttcgttcctgcctcaattggacgccaaatatggatttctatatatcgttggaaagctctgaatgtcagctttccaacgcaactggaagcacatcaattggacgtctgtagctcaagttatagccctttgaagtaggcatggtcatgctgtgtgcggccagattttaacttagcgaaaattttgctTCCAACCATACTTTGCAtcacaattctgccctgcccttggcaagggcaggatcgtgtgcgtgctggctgcttcctttcttgatttggtcatgggccacgcttttaaaagcgtggcctaaggctccaaagtgtacccaaCTTCAAaatgtaccccaaagctctttttttcctcttttcttgtgcttctttgcttctttttcttcttatttcctacaagatttataaaattaaaatatcaagaaaatatatcatttaagtacaaaaagcattcaatatttaagcacaaatcatcaatttcttgtatgaaaaagcatagaaaatgggtatatgatgacatgtcatcaacatgttcaatgaatgggtacagttgcacattttctatgaaggatttTCACAAGAATCAAAGAAGGCCTTGGATCACTCTTCAGGAAAGTCTCTCAACAAGaaaaagacaattgaagaggccaCATATATCATAGAAACTGTAGCCAATAATGAATACTTCTATGCCTCTGATAGAAACCCAAGAAAGGGAGTGATGAAATTGAATCACATAAATACACTGCTAGCTCAAAACAAGTTGATCACCAAGCAATTGGCATACCTCACCAAGCAAATGGAGAGGAACTAAGTAGTCAACACTCAACcaccagctcaagaaggagtgaatGCAGAGGAAGGAGGTGATTATGAGCAAGCCAATTATGTTGGAAACTTATCAAGATAACCCTGTGATTCACACTCCAAAACCTATAATCCTagttggaagaaccacccaaactttgggtgggaaAACCAGCAAAACCAGAACCAAGATCAAAGACCTCACAACTCCAACCATTACAACAACTCCACCTACCAACAAACCAATCAAGGATCATACCAACCCCCATACAACCACTCTTACCAACCTCTATATCAAGCCCAAAATAGCCATTCTCAACCTCCAAATTCTAACCTACCACCACCATCTAAGGATAGAATATCCCGGATTGATGCTTTGCTTGGAGAACTTTACAAGGAGTTTCAAGACAATAAAGCATTCAAGGATGAAGTAAGGACTAATATGAAGAACCAAGGAGATGCCATCAAGAAGCTTGAATCCCAAGTAGGATTTCTttctcaacaaattcccaaaTCCACTGATATTTTTCCAAGTGATACTGAGAAGAACtcaagaggagaaacaaagaagGTGAAaggggaagaatgcaaggctaTCACTCTAAGAGGTGAAGAGATTTTGGAGGAAGAGATTTGTAGGCCATCAGAGCATACCCAAGGGGCTTCAAAGGAGAAGTTAGAAGAGATAAAACAAGAAATTGACCTTGCACAAGGGAAGAAGCCAATGGAGAAGGAAATCTTGAAAACTTATGTCCCAAAAGCATCATTCCCTCAGAGACTCAGGGGTGGTGAAAAAGAGATGACGTATTCTAGGTTCCTAGATATATTTACATCTCTTCATATCAACATTTCCTTCATTGAATCCCTCCAACAGATGTCCTCATATATCAAGTGCATGAAGAAGTTGCTAACCAAGAAGAGTACCTTAAAGAGTGGACAAACAGTAGTGATGACTAAGGAGAGCAGTGCCCTTATCCAGAAGGATTTGCCCAAAAAGAATAAGGATGCATGGAGTTTTCACATCCCTTGTGTTATAGGGGATACAATGATTGACAAAGGGTTTTGTGATCTGGGAGCAAGTATAAATCTAATGCCTCTATCTCTCATGAGGAAGCTGCAAATCAATGAGTTAAAACCTACAGATGTAACCCTCCAATTGGCTGACAAGACCCAAAAACAAGCATTAGGAGTGGTCGGAAATGTACTAGTAAAGGTAGGGAGGTACTTCCTCCCTACAGATTTTGTTGTTCTAGAGATGGAAGAAAGCtacattcatccaatcattTTAGGGAGACCATTCTTGGCCACAGCCAGAGCACTTAAAGATGTTGAGCAATGAGAGTTGAtattgagaatacatgatgaacagctcacATTTCATGTCTTCAAACCCTCATATGAGTCTGAATAAGAGAACAAAGATCTGAAGGATGGCCACAAGGAATGCATAAAGGTTGATTCTGGAGATACAAACCTGAAAGAAGTACCCAACGAATCACCCCCAGAGCATCCAAGGTCATGcctgaaaaagaagaaagaagtaaAGGTGGTGTTACATACTGAAGAAATTAAGGAGGAGCTATGGCCACAACTCCCACATGAGACAAGCAATAAGATCCCTCCTAACAAAGAGATCACAAAGAATAAGGCACCACCAGAAGAAGGAAGGAAGAAAATGCCAAGAGGTTGGAGGAACAAAAGAATCCCTACAGAGGACTTTTCTCCAGGAGACAGAGTGATATCAATCCACCAGCCACTAATCCCACCTCATCTTCCTACCATTCCGTCTCAGCTGCCTCAAGTGTACACAATTAACAGAGTCCTATCTTTGGAGCATGTAGAGATTCTCAAAGAGGCAAGCGGAGACAGATTCACTATAAGAGGAGAGGACCTTAGACATTACAACCCTCCTTGACAAAGaccaacatgtcaagctaatgacattaaaagagcgcttgttgggaggcaacccaaccagaggtaattttcctttcttagttgtttcaataaaaaaaaagttaagtaGATGCCTCTGtgttgcaaggagctaagtttggtgttgcacaccaaagtaattcaagggtgaatgtataattctaagtttggtgttccaccacaGATTTTATTAAGAACACATTGCAACCATCAGCATGACTAGTCACTAACTCCAACCAATCAGAGAAACTACTTAACAATTGATTaatttctagttcatagttattttcttaataaaagcacATGAGGTTTTCTGCATGTATTCAATTTGCTGCATcaggcaaggaactaagtttggtgttcacacaccaacttaagttcagaaaatcaaaagcatatatgcatgctaaccatctctcaagtgcttggggaacaagcaactttcaatatcTTTGCAGGAAGTTATTCAATCTCTTGGAAGGTAAGATGCATCACCATGTGGAAAGACAAGGGAAAGACAAGAAAGCCAACAATGATGATGACACAGAGGAAGCAAGAAGACACCA
This sequence is a window from Arachis stenosperma cultivar V10309 chromosome 10, arast.V10309.gnm1.PFL2, whole genome shotgun sequence. Protein-coding genes within it:
- the LOC130957302 gene encoding uncharacterized protein LOC130957302, with the protein product MKNQGDAIKKLESQVGFLSQQIPKSTDIFPSDTEKNSRGETKKVKGEECKAITLRGEEILEEEICRPSEHTQGASKEKLEEIKQEIDLAQGKKPMEKEILKTYVPKASFPQRLRGGEKEMTYSRFLDIFTSLHINISFIESLQQMSSYIKCMKKLLTKKSTLKSGQTVVMTKESSALIQKDLPKKNKDAWSFHIPCVIGDTMIDKGFCDLGASINLMPLSLMRKLQINELKPTDVTLQLADKTQKQALGVVGNVLVKVGRYFLPTDFVVLEMEESYIHPIILGRPFLATARALKDVEQ